CACGTCCAGACGATGACTTTTATCGTCGGTTCGAGACACGCTGACCTTTgttttcatcatctataggtggtggtggtggcggtgaCAGAATGTCCAACCTCGGTGGTGGTCTCCACAACATCGACTGGAACAGTCAAACTCTCACCAAATTCGAGAAGAAGTAAGCAGCCTTCTGATGCTTTTTTTTATATCACACTAATTCCTGACCCCATAGCTTCTACGTTCAAGATCCTCGGGTTACTGCCAAGACAGACGCTGAAATCACAGCATTCCGAGCTGAGAAAACAATGAAGATTCAAGGTCAAAACGTTCCTCGACCTATTACCACTTTCGAGGAAGCTGGTTTCCCTGATTACATTCTCTCCGAGATCCGAACCATGGGTTTCACTGCCCCTTCATCTATTCAATGTCAAGCTTGGCCCATGGCTCTTTCCGGTCGAGATCTCGTCGCTGTTGCCGAGACTGGTTCCGGTAAAACAATCTCTTTTGCCCTTCCCGCCATGGTTCACATCAACGCCCAACCTCTCCTTGCTCCCGGTGATGGTCCAGTCGTCCTCATCCTCGCTCCTACTCGAGAACTTGCCGTTCAAATTCAAGCCGAGTGTACCAGATTCGGCAAATCTTCTCGAATCAGAAACACCGCCATCTACGGTGGAGCACCCAAAGGTCCTCAAATCCGAGATCTCCAAAGAGGTGTCGAGATTTGTGTCGCTACTCCTGGTCGATTGATCGATATGCTCGAAAGTGGAAAGACTAACCTCAAACGAGTCACCTACCTCGTCATGGATGAAGCCGATCGAATGCTTGATATGGGTTTCGAACCTCAAATCAGAAAAATTGTCAGTCAAATCCGACCTGACCGACAaactctcctcttctctgCTACTTGGCCCAAAGAAGTTCAACGTCTTGCAATGGATTTCCTCCACGATTTCATTCAAGTCAACATTGGTTCAATGGACCTTACTGCCAATCACAACGTAGAACAACACGTTGAGATTTGTACCGATTACGATAAGAGACAAAAGCTTCTCGGTCATCTTGAAGCAATCTCCAAGGAGAACGGCAAAGCAATCATTTTCGTTGGAACAAAACGAGTTGCCGATGATCTTACTAAATTCCTCCGAATGGATGGCTGGCCCGCCTTGGCCATCCACGGTGACAAGTGAGTATACTATCAATTGATGCGGAGTCTCTATCAAGAGCTGACCTGGATATCGCATTTAGACAACAAGCCGAGCGAGATTGGGTACTTGCGGAATTCAAAGCCGGCCGAAGCCCTATCATGCTTGCTACTGACGTTGCTTCCCGTGGTCTCGGTATGTTGTCATATTCTAACCTCCTCCCATCATTCTTCAAGGCGATCTTGACTCAACGCACCGGCGCCTTAACCGCAATTGCTGTCAccaaagctatcaaagagTCGTGCGCTCAAGTGGTCCTTACTTAAGAGGGGTGACTTGCGAAAATATGCTTTGTTCTCTGATGCGTTGGTCACATATCCGTTCCCCCTTTTTGGCGGGTACGTTGAGAAGTGATTGACAATTCTCTTGTAGAGGACTAACAGTATTTTAGTCGCACACCCCTTGAGGATCTCGCAAGCGCCAACGCGAGTTGCTATCAACATTGAATATTCTTGTTGCTTTTTCTCCCACCTTTGGGAGAATAAGCTAAGTTTGTTCATAAGCATTACTCATCACGCGTGCTCGTA
Above is a genomic segment from Kwoniella shivajii chromosome 8, complete sequence containing:
- a CDS encoding ATP-dependent RNA helicase DBP2-A: MSYGGGSYGGGGGYGGGGGGGYGGGGGGYGGGGGSYGGGGGGDRMSNLGGGLHNIDWNSQTLTKFEKNFYVQDPRVTAKTDAEITAFRAEKTMKIQGQNVPRPITTFEEAGFPDYILSEIRTMGFTAPSSIQCQAWPMALSGRDLVAVAETGSGKTISFALPAMVHINAQPLLAPGDGPVVLILAPTRELAVQIQAECTRFGKSSRIRNTAIYGGAPKGPQIRDLQRGVEICVATPGRLIDMLESGKTNLKRVTYLVMDEADRMLDMGFEPQIRKIVSQIRPDRQTLLFSATWPKEVQRLAMDFLHDFIQVNIGSMDLTANHNVEQHVEICTDYDKRQKLLGHLEAISKENGKAIIFVGTKRVADDLTKFLRMDGWPALAIHGDKQQAERDWVLAEFKAGRSPIMLATDVASRGLDVKDIGYVINYDFPNNCEDYIHRIGRTGRAGRKGVSYTYFTPDNSKQARELVTILRESKSEVSPELEQMAMYGGGGGGRGRGGGGRGGGRGGSRFGGGGGGGGYGSGSNSYGGGGGGGGGGYSSRW